One Pieris brassicae chromosome 11, ilPieBrab1.1, whole genome shotgun sequence DNA window includes the following coding sequences:
- the LOC123715875 gene encoding protein windpipe, with product MAQSYNMAWLRISACFIVVSLLLNSSLAAICPKSCVCSTTRDGLHRATCSNLAELYKYTLRQKHHNVNILDLSHNNITKITHELDKLTEVVTLDLSTNGLTEINKFLHNARKLVHLNLANNRFQKLALVHLPKSVSSLDLTNNLLEDVPSDITHLTSLEHLELEGNPLHCSCDNVIARDHLLSLNVYIDDVKCQTPLRLKGRSWLELKTKDICKAARSDFMDMMMGDQPIDAIRIGEETSALKSMSLVSGNDLEDGNIIHGEELSEDDDSVQFMKVGHLSTSSPLSEIEGSGEAESTTISDIIEPVNRQKILANLMVSEEILPANDITTTENPLEGSGEGSGDGIFHYDYEDQTERIPETTTPVYGEFNPEPVHKIFENDEDINETTTEFPIPEPPSIYQGGVGWHSQNANAEVVTEKAVTPQITRDTTVSEQIRITQASEVLGQIPNTEETVTPHKTGTYVCIALIVVLLVGLIGFAITKGQMRKRRDRRLLRQQKRDVEKASKEMVDMNKSLLGKPAAVEAPIDKKTNGRYELVPTHENNLKKNENGDVGNGIKQNDDKHLRTDSPRDTNQNKSSSKDNNLIDDPVLQQETSFESDPASPTSGNRHSLSSEDIFVPIDDDSPRLNGTGGSDISQPLINGATDSDYLTPSREYVPVYSPDMGRVRIKMSETPKPKTPVLVTRSRSNAGDIIITPSVDGNARKSAT from the coding sequence ATGGCGCAAAGCTACAACATGGCGTGGCTGCGTATATCTGCTTGCTTCATAGTGGTATCCCTACTTCTGAATTCATCTTTGGCTGCCATCTGCCCAAAAAGCTGCGTTTGCAGTACTACAAGAGATGGCTTACACCGGGCCACGTGCAGCAACCTAGCAGAGCTTTACAAATACACTCTACGTCAGAAACAccataatgttaatattttagatcTCTCGCAcaacaatataacaaaaataactcATGAATTAGATAAACTTACTGAAGTTGTTACTCTAGATTTATCCACGAATGGCCTCAcagaaatcaataaatttttacacaaTGCACGAAAACTCGTACATTTAAATCTGGCTAACAATAGATTTCAAAAGTTGGCACTTGTGCATTTACCAAAAAGCGTGAGCTCTTtagatttaacaaataatttactcGAAGACGTGCCTTCTGACATAACACATTTGACCAGTCTAGAACATTTGGAACTTGAAGGAAATCCCCTACATTGTTCTTGTGATAATGTTATTGCTCGGGACCATTTATTATCCTTAAATGTGTACATAGATgatgttaaatgtcaaactcCATTGAGGCTTAAAGGCCGTTCCTGGTTAGAACTAAAAACGAAAGATATATGTAAAGCTGCTAGATCGGATTTTATGGATATGATGATGGGAGACCAACCAATTGATGCTATAAGGATTGGAGAGGAAACTTCAGCATTAAAATCTATGTCCTTAGTATCTGGAAATGACTTAGAGGATGGAAATATCATTCATGGTGAAGAACTCTCTGAAGACGACGATAGCGTACAATTTATGAAAGTAGGTCACTTGTCTACTTCTTCTCCTTTAAGTGAAATCGAGGGTTCTGGTGAAGCTGAAAGTACGACGATAAGTGATATTATTGAACCAGTTAATAGGCAAAAAATATTGGCCAATCTTATGGTTTCAGAAGAAATATTACCCGCTAATGACATTACAACAACAGAAAATCCCTTAGAAGGATCTGGAGAGGGTTCTGGAGATGGAATTTTTCATTACGATTACGAAGATCAGACTGAAAGGATACCAGAGACTACAACACCTGTATATGGGGAGTTTAATCCGGAACCGGTTCATAAAATATTCGAAAATGATGAAGATATCAATGAGACCACTACAGAATTCCCCATTCCAGAACCTCCATCTATTTATCAAGGTGGAGTTGGTTGGCACAGTCAAAATGCTAATGCTGAAGTCGTGACTGAAAAAGCAGTAACACCCCAAATCACAAGAGACACGACTGTATCAGAACAAATACGAATAACTCAGGCTTCAGAAGTTTTGGGTCAAATACCGAATACCGAAGAAACAGTAACGCCACACAAAACAGGAACTTATGTATGTATAGCTCTAATAGTGGTTCTATTAGTCGGATTAATTGGTTTTGCAATAACCAAAGGACAAATGCGTAAACGTAGAGACAGAAGACTTCTAAGGCAACAAAAACGTGATGTAGAAAAAGCTTCAAAAGAAATGGTTGACATGAATAAATCGTTATTAGGAAAGCCAGCTGCAGTAGAGGCGCCAATTGATAAAAAGACTAACGGAAGATATGAACTAGTACCAACACATGAAAAcaatctgaaaaaaaatgaaaacggAGACGTAGGAAATGGGATTAAGCAGAATGATGATAAACACCTAAGAACGGATAGCCCACGAGACACAAACCAGAACAAAAGTAGCTCTaaggataataatttaattgatgaCCCAGTTTTACAACAAGAAACTTCTTTTGAATCCGACCCAGCATCACCAACATCTGGTAACAGACATTCTCTTTCTAGTGAAGATATCTTTGTTCCTATTGATGATGATTCACCCAGATTAAATGGCACTGGAGGCTCTGATATTTCGCAACCACTTATTAATGGAGCCACTGATTCCGACTATCTGACACCATCTCGGGAATATGTGCCTGTTTACTCACCTGATATGGGCAGGGTTCGAATCAAAATGTCGGAAACTCCAAAACCTAAGACTCCAGTTCTAGTTACTAGGAGCAGGTCTAACGCAggagatataataataacacctTCAGTCGATGGAAACGCACGCAAGTCAGCTACTtga